A stretch of Lachancea thermotolerans CBS 6340 chromosome D complete sequence DNA encodes these proteins:
- the RGT1 gene encoding Rgt1p (some similarities with uniprot|P32862 Saccharomyces cerevisiae YKL038W RGT1 Glucose-responsive transcription factor that regulates expression of several glucose transporter (HXT) genes in response to glucose binds to promoters and acts both as a transcriptional activator and repressor): MSASRRESEPKEAETSPEAGGAASDRRRSKTSRACDQCREKKTRCDFSDERPICSACQRMGKTCTFERVPMKRGPTKGYTRNSEPPEGFDTSRRGSRKRSSSDVFKGDAGRPRADPVSLPPLAQYLPQSGSQPRLQPLLAPGAQPQQQFWKVPYYEYQHQRRGSIDSLGSDVSNRNGSEQLAYLPSNASSGSQFYPASQAQYASQLPSDVEGANPEDCRGSLSLPAIQKFQQPPSGYYLQYPYSQFSMLPQQQQQQQQQNAQQSYFTSQYVPPAAPPGAEHFKEFDEGFHSRKGSDVSVAVSPSSPVQVTRTQQAGLNSESRDTNTATAVSPKPLPKPSKPQMQTERSSSKSDGNHNGPRKQKRKNSNRNKPGSQSSIESIASSSHASIIYGKIPDKQLIDIYFEFIHPNFPVIPINKETLTDDLLLVNTQPISPVHELNTYILHWFRNSLELLVRVALKKPSGSGQAYSDGAVDILDSQATFINALNECFQRIVDIHPGLRENEKLLSLKTKFIYLATFSILNYILAFVGYDNSFVLGMSVTIYNECKLYRYLMYDELPSNDTEASENEDEAGAGDAHASGTPERGKSAKHDLGHQVLFKRLYVLLVVFDSLQSCAFGVPKLISVPLAELTEETFKFSTGKWCVERDPQRFETIRQSLVLGQVLSWLSISRKSVRRNSLQAAPQDASWKDEKSDSVSSSLFAKFLVQKHEMMEDFLLLAPLENSSHLLTFDLLSKSSTAICGLISSMHRLLALLMKINPTNSVDPNNRPPLRQGDFVHTDTEIQSESSNPPAATAAPDSCDADKFDVYRKLLGLNGGQERHVAQGTISPFVISIVVEIRNVLELVKHLPTSIIGVVVNLLPNGEGENYQKRSHRLVMSLSNAMNELVQITSLISLLKPFKMFDHTLRSNRPSAKVSTKLLRQKFAPESVKTPSSQPPSSSPGPNSDGSNNTSLSQNTVMHAILDAAWDLMDGEELGWL; this comes from the coding sequence ATGTCAGCCTCTAGAAGAGAGAGTGAACCAAAGGAAGCTGAGACATCGCCAGAAGCCGGAGGAGCGGCGTCGGACAGGAGGCGCTCCAAGACCTCACGGGCATGCGATCAATGCCGCGAAAAGAAAACTCGATGCGATTTTAGTGATGAAAGGCCTATATGCTCGGCTTGTCAACGTATGGGTAAAACTTGTACCTTTGAGCGCGTCCCTATGAAGAGAGGCCCCACTAAAGGCTACACACGCAACAGCGAACCGCCAGAGGGGTTCGATACTAGTAGGAGGGGCTCTCGCAAGAGGAGCTCCTCTGACGTCTTCAAGGGAGATGCTGGGAGACCCCGCGCGGATCCCGTTTCCCTGCCGCCACTAGCACAGTATCTACCGCAGTCAGGTTCTCAACCGAGATTGCAGCCGCTGCTAGCCCCAGGAGCTCAACCTCAGCAACAATTCTGGAAAGTACCGTATTATGAGTACCAACATCAAAGGCGTGGTTCGATAGATTCCCTGGGCAGTGATGTTTCCAATAGGAATGGGTCTGAGCAACTTGCATATCTACCTTCCAACGCCTCATCTGGATCGCAGTTCTACCCAGCGTCTCAGGCACAATACGCCTCACAGCTCCCATCAGATGTCGAAGGTGCTAATCCAGAAGATTGTAGAGGGTCTTTAAGCCTTCCTGCAATACAAAAGTTCCAACAACCACCTTCAGGTTACTACTTACAATACCCATATTCTCAATTTAGCATGCTGccacagcaacaacaacaacagcagcaacagaaTGCACAACAATCTTACTTTACTTCTCAATATGTCCCGCCTGCAGCGCCCCCAGGTGCAGAACATTTTAAGGAATTTGACGAAGGATTTCATTCCCGGAAGGGCAGTGACGTGAGCGTGGCAGTATCTCCAAGCTCCCCCGTGCAGGTTACTCGTACACAGCAAGCCGGATTGAATTCAGAAAGCCGTGATACCAATACAGCAACCGCAGTTTCTCCCAAGcctcttccaaagccttCGAAGCCACAAATGCAGACAGAACGTTCCAGCTCAAAGTCCGATGGGAACCATAATGGGCCAAGAAAGCAAAAGCGAAAAAACAGCAATAGAAACAAGCCAGGCTCTCAAAGTTCAATAGAGTCAATAGCCTCCTCCAGCCATGCATCAATCATTTATGGAAAAATACCAGACAAGCAACTTATTGATATTTACTTTGAGTTTATTCACCCTAATTTCCCAGTAATACCGATCAACAAAGAGACTTTAACGGACGACCTTTTGCTAGTAAACACGCAGCCAATTAGCCCGGTTCACGAGCTGAACACATACATTCTGCATTGGTTCAGGAATTCCCTGGAGCTACTTGTGCGAGTGGCCCTAAAAAAACCATCTGGATCTGGCCAAGCTTATTCCGATGGAGCCGTTGATATTCTGGACTCTCAGGCAACCTTCATAAATGCGCTCAACGAGTGTTTCCAACGAATAGTAGATATTCATCCTGGTCTCCGAGAAAACGAAAAGTTGCTTTCCCTTAAGACTAAGTTCATCTACCTTGCTACATTCAGCATCTTAAACTATATTTTGGCGTTTGTGGGCTATGATAACTCGTTCGTTCTGGGTATGTCTGTGACAATTTACAACGAATGCAAACTTTACAGATACCTCATGTATGATGAACTGCCATCAAATGACACCGAAGCTAGCGAGAACGAAGACGAAGCAGGGGCTGGCGATGCTCACGCAAGTGGCACACCAGAAAGAGGAAAGAGTGCCAAGCATGATCTCGGGCATCAAGTCCTTTTCAAACGGCTGTACGTTCTGCTTGTGGTGTTTGACTCTTTACAAAGTTGCGCTTTTGGTGTGCCCAAACTGATAAGTGTCCCGCTGGCGGAGCTAACAGAAGAGACCTTCAAGTTCTCAACAGGAAAATGGTGTGTCGAGCGCGACCCACAAAGATTTGAAACCATAAGGCAAAGTCTGGTGCTCGGTCAGGTCCTTTCATGGCTTTCGATAAGTCGCAAAAGCGTACGACGTAATTCCTTACAAGCGGCGCCACAGGATGCGTCCtggaaagatgaaaaaagcGATAGTGTTTcttcctctctttttgccaagtttttggtGCAAAAACATGAAATGATGGAAGACTTCCTATTGCTTGCACCACTCGAAAATTCATCGCACTTATTGACATTCGACCTATTATCGAAATCATCAACTGCCATATGTGGTTTGATCTCCTCCATGCACAGGTTGTTGGCATTATTAATGAAGATTAATCCTACAAACAGCGTCGATCCGAACAACCGTCCGCCCCTAAGGCAAGGAGATTTTGTCCACACAGACACAGAGATCCAATCCGAGTCTTCAAACCCACCCGCAGCTACAGCGGCACCAGATTCTTGTGATGCCGACAAGTTCGACGTGTACAGGAAACTACTGGGCCTCAATGGGGGTCAAGAGAGGCATGTCGCTCAGGGCACCATATCGCCCTTTGTGATTTCTATCGTTGTGGAAATTCGCAACGTCTTGGAGCTTGTAAAGCACCTCCCAACATCTATCATTGGCGTTGTAGTTAATTTGCTACCCAATGGTGAAGGTGAAAACTATCAAAAACGCTCGCACAGACTAGTAATGTCTCTTTCAAATGCTATGAACGAGCTGGTCCAAATCACGAGCCTAATTAGTCTTCTCAAacccttcaaaatgttcGACCACACGCTGCGCTCCAATAGACCTTCAGCTAaagtttcaacaaagcttctCAGGCAAAAGTTCGCTCCTGAAAGCGTCAAGACACCTTCCTCCCAACCGCCTTCGTCTTCTCCAGGCCCAAATTCCGATGGGTCCAATAATACCAGCTTATCCCAAAATACGGTAATGCATGCAATTCTAGATGCCGCGTGGGATCTAATGGACGGTGAAGAGTTAGGTTGGCTCTGA
- the OTU2 gene encoding deubiquitinase OTU2 (similar to uniprot|P38747 Saccharomyces cerevisiae YHL013C Hypothetical ORF) gives MDTEEAILARHRAEKKDLQNKIAGMKKQATKSKRKQVNSRCEELEHDLLQRQEKELQTFRNEGSSDKQASNEPLQESSDDEITPEKLLAQLELGVSAQNSPSVDADKQQTAPQPKKRRNRQKERLAKRDAEMARIREAAAQEAAVQPNLKQIEQDALDQLCDVKGVKQFDIKPDGHCLFASILDQVWLRHPTDAQYFIPSGYDGPHLPRDLDVRALRSLSSNYIRQYRDDFVPYLFDEATMSIKDVDDYTKTMEETAQWGGEVELLALAKVLKCCISVMMSGRATHMINEQEVANPELKLVYYKHSFALGEHYNSLHDS, from the coding sequence ATGGACACGGAAGAGGCCATCCTAGCTCGGCACCGtgctgagaagaaggaTCTACAAAATAAAATCGCAGgaatgaagaagcaagcCACAAAATCTAAGAGGAAGCAAGTCAATTCGCGCTGCGAAGAACTCGAACATGACTTATTACAAaggcaagaaaaagagctacAAACATTTAGAAACGAAGGTTCGTCCGACAAGCAAGCTTCGAATGAGCCTCTACAGGAAAGCTCAGATGACGAAATAACACCTGAAAAACTTCTGGCACAGCTGGAACTTGGCGTCAGCGCTCAAAACTCGCCATCTGTTGACGCTGATAAACAGCAAACCGCTCCACAGCCCAAGAAACGCCGCAATAGGCAAAAGGAGCGGCTAGCAAAACGCGATGCAGAGATGGCCAGAATCCGCGAAGCAGCCGCCCAAGAGGCAGCTGTGCAACCAAACCTGAAGCAAATAGAGCAAGACGCCCTAGATCAACTTTGCGATGTCAAAGGCGTAAAACAGTTTGACATCAAACCTGATGGCCATTGTCTTTTTGCATCGATTTTAGACCAGGTTTGGCTTCGCCATCCAACTGACGCACAATATTTTATACCGTCAGGATACGACGGGCCCCATCTCCCAAGAGATCTTGATGTTCGCGCCCTACGATCTTTGTCTTCAAACTACATTAGACAATACAGGGACGACTTTGTGCCCTACCTGTTTGACGAAGCGACCATGTCTATTAAAGATGTCGATGATTATACCAAAACAATGGAGGAGACTGCTCAGTGGGGTGGTGAAGTTGAGCTCTTAGCGCTCGCAAAAGTGCTCAAGTGCTGCATTAGCGTTATGATGAGTGGGAGAGCCACCCATATGATAAATGAGCAAGAAGTTGCCAATCCTGAACTTAAGTTGGTTTATTACAAGCATAGCTTCGCATTAGGCGAGCACTATAATTCTTTACATGATAGTTAA
- the YLF2 gene encoding Ylf2p (similar to uniprot|P38746 Saccharomyces cerevisiae YHL014C YLF2 Protein of unknown function, has weak similarity to E. coli GTP-binding protein gtp1): MFLATTQRFYSAAKGPVRLGRPSNNLTSGIVGLANVGKSTFFQAITNSKLGNPANYPFATIEPEEAKVVVPSEQLDHLQKLYASSKKVPAVLTIYDIAGLTRGASKGEGLGNKFLNDIRHVDGIFQVVRGFADPEITHIEGTVSPIRDLSIVQDELVLKDLEFLEGIREKLDRKISKAAKSSGEFKYMSAELELLNALEDHMYEGKKIAHFKDDWTPEEVSILNKHNFLTAKPTIVLLNVSPKNFLLQQNKYLNDVNDWMENYSPGDQVLLFSAEFETKFNEFMADNDVEGLDLYCKLQSGGEVDHKETCLPRLIHEMRKALGLISFYTCGPLEARQWTIREGTLAPQAAGVIHTDLEKTFISANITKFSDLAFMAPPLKESQLKAQALVKRGGKQYEMEDGDVVLFKAAGAASR; the protein is encoded by the coding sequence ATGTTCCTGGCCACCACCCAAAGATTCTACTCTGCCGCGAAGGGACCTGTTAGACTAGGGCGTCCAAGCAATAATTTAACGAGCGGGATAGTTGGGCTAGCTAATGTCGGCAAATCAACATTTTTTCAAGCCATCACAAACTCCAAGCTCGGCAACCCTGCCAACTATCCTTTTGCGACCATTGAGCCCGAAGAGGCTAAAGTGGTTGTTCCCTCTGAACAGCTGGATCATTTACAGAAATTATACGCAAGTTCTAAAAAGGTGCCGGCGGTTTTGACGATATACGATATTGCAGGGTTGACTAGAGGTGCCTCCAAAGGCGAGGGTTTGGggaacaagtttttgaatgataTCAGACATGTGGACGGTATCTTCCAAGTTGTGCGAGGATTCGCGGATCCAGAGATAACACATATTGAGGGCACCGTGTCCCCCATTCGAGACCTCAGCATTGTCCAAGACGAGTTAGTTTTAAAAGACCTCGAATTCTTGGAGGGGATCAGAGAAAAGCTAGACCGTAAAATATCAAAGGCGGCTAAAAGCTCGGGTGAGTTCAAATACATGAGTGCAGAGTTGGAGCTGCTTAACGCTCTTGAAGATCACATGTATGAAGGCAAGAAGATTGCACACTTCAAAGATGATTGGACGCCCGAAGAGGTGagtattttgaacaagCATAACTTTCTCACAGCAAAGCCCACCATAGTGCTTCTAAATGTTAGcccaaagaactttttaTTGCAACAAAATAAATACCTGAATGATGTCAACGATTGGATGGAAAACTATTCACCAGGAGACCAAGTGTTACTGTTTAGCGCTGAATTTGAAACAAAGTTCAACGAATTTATGGCTGATAATGATGTCGAGGGTCTGGATTTATATTGCAAGTTGCAATCAGGAGGCGAGGTGGATCATAAAGAAACCTGTCTACCCCGTCTTATTCACGAAATGAGAAAAGCCCTGGGACTGATTAGCTTTTATACGTGCGGTCCTCTTGAAGCACGTCAATGGACTATCCGAGAGGGTACCCTTGCACCGCAGGCAGCAGGAGTGATCCATACCGATCTCGAAAAGACGTTCATCAGCGCCAACATCACGAAATTCTCAGACCTTGCGTTCATGGCCCCCCCGCTCAAAGAATCACAACTAAAAGCACAGGCTCTCGTGAAACGGGGTGGAAAGCAGTATGAAATGGAAGATGGGGATGTAGTGCTTTTTAAGGCGGCGGGTGCAGCCTCAAGATAA
- the RPS20 gene encoding 40S ribosomal protein uS10 (similar to uniprot|P38701 Saccharomyces cerevisiae YHL015W RPS20) → MSDFQKEKGEQQEQPQIHKIRITLTSTKVKQLENVSANIIKNAENYKLVKKGPVRIPTKVLKITTRKAPNGEGSKTWDTYEMRIHKRYIDLQAPAQIVKRITQITIEPGVDVEVTVAA, encoded by the coding sequence ATGTCTGACTTCCAGAAGGAAAAGGGTGAGCAGCAAGAACAGCCTCAGATCCACAAGATCAGAATCACTTTGACCTCCACCAAGGTCAAGCAGCTGGAGAACGTCTCGGCCAACATCATCAAGAACGCCGAGAACTACAAGCTGGTCAAGAAGGGCCCAGTCAGAATCCCAACCAAGGTCTTGAAGATCACCACCAGAAAGGCTCCTAACGGTGAGGGTTCTAAGACCTGGGACACCTACGAGATGAGAATCCACAAGAGATACATCGACTTGCAGGCTCCAGCCCAGATCGTCAAGAGAATCACCCAGATCACCATCGAACCTGGTGTGGATGTCGAAGTCACTGTCGCCGCCTAA
- a CDS encoding URC4/urg3 family protein (conserved hypothetical protein), with translation MTIEAVEYLKSIKSVRDTTSQVFNFAVSNGGGHYFDLDLGQMPRVADFLCEIVKRDYGTEYASIPPHGRWQHLNHGHPGRVEGLIAQWRDSGVDEVEVARKLVDLLVFSVLVDAGAGNSWKFTVPGSSTSVGRSEGLAVASYYLFVEGSLSDDRDDPYKVTGRALSNFDAELFSRGFQVSEANPLAGAPGRVSLIQRLGAALLARPDIFGAEARPGALVDYLYAKSTVTSDAAGATSPTIDLQDVWDALMQGLTSIWPAGRTVVNGEPLGDAWRLDTKAAASSDHTPAGVPSDIVTFHKLTQWLCYSLLVPLERYGYKFRISNKSLQTGLPEYRNGGLFYDFGVLKLKSDALKGGLAFSAQLRDAGHDASDTIPTFEPHQGAIVEWRCLTVGLLDSLLPLVNKKLEYELGLPQLIEAGSWKAGREIAAKLRPATGGPPIELYSDGTVF, from the coding sequence ATGACTATCGAAGCGGTCGAGTACCTAAAATCAATCAAGTCTGTGCGTGACACAACGTCGCAAGTGTTCAACTTCGCGGTAAGCAATGGTGGCGGCCATTACTTCGACCTCGACCTAGGCCAGATGCCGCGCGTGGCGGACTTCCTTTGTGAAATCGTGAAACGTGACTACGGGACTGAATACGCAAGTATTCCTCCCCACGGGCGCTGGCAGCACCTGAACCACGGCCACCCGGGCCGAGTCGAAGGTCTCATTGCGCAGTGGCGCGACTCAGGAGTGGATGAGGTCGAAGTTGCGCGGAAACTCGTGGACTTGCTTGTATTCAGCGTGCTGGTTGATGCTGGCGCCGGCAACTCTTGGAAGTTCACGGTTCCAGGAAGTTCTACTAGTGTGGGCCGTTCCGAGGGTCTGGCGGTCGCTTCGTACTACTTGTTCGTCGAGGGGAGCCTGTCGGACGACAGAGATGACCCGTACAAAGTAACAGGCCGCGCGCTATCAAACTTCGACGCAGAGTTGTTCTCACGTGGATTCCAGGTCTCGGAAGCCAACCCGCTTGCAGGCGCGCCAGGACGTGTATCGCTGATCCAGCGGCTCGGCGCCGCACTTTTGGCGCGTCCCGATATCTTTGGTGCGGAGGCGCGTCCCGGAGCTCTCGTTGACTATCTCTACGCCAAGAGTACGGTCACTTCAGACGCCGCTGGCGCAACCTCTCCCACGATAGACCTGCAAGATGTCTGGGATGCGCTCATGCAGGGGCTGACGAGTATCTGGCCCGCTGGCCGCACTGTAGTCAATGGAGAGCCTCTGGGCGATGCCTGGCGCCTCGATACAAAGGCCGCAGCATCATCTGACCATACCCCTGCTGGGGTGCCGTCGGATATCGTGACCTTCCACAAGCTCACGCAGTGGCTCTGCTATTCGCTGCTGGTACCACTGGAGCGATATGGCTACAAATTCCGCATTTCCAACAAGTCGCTACAGACGGGGCTTCCAGAATATCGGAATGGCGGTCTCTTCTACGATTTTGGCGTTCTGAAGCTTAAGTCCGATGCGCTCAAGGGCGGTCTCGCCTTTTCCGCGCAATTGCGCGACGCGGGTCATGACGCCTCTGACACAATCCCAACCTTTGAACCCCACCAAGGTGCTATTGTCGAGTGGCGGTGCCTTACCGTGGGCCTGCTAGACAGCCTGCTGCCGcttgtcaacaagaaattAGAGTACGAGCTAGGGCTACCACAGCTTATTGAAGCAGGTTCTTGGAAAGCAGGGCGCGAAATTGCAGCCAAGCTCAGACCTGCAACGGGCGGTCCTCCAATAGAGCTCTACAGCGACGGAACggtgttttga
- the DUR3 gene encoding Dur3p (similar to uniprot|P33413 Saccharomyces cerevisiae YHL016C DUR3 Plasma membrane urea transporter expression is highly sensitive to nitrogen catabolite repression and induced by allophanate the last intermediate of the allantoin degradative pathway) codes for MPSSLEGSPSIETFKQEMALIESPLPQGAGYAVVVGLGFVFAFGMILTTYMLKRYQKEIITAEEFATAGRTVKTGLIAAAVVSSWTWAATLLQSTAMVYKVGISGGYYYGAGACFQIIAFAALAIKAKQRAPNAHTFLEIIYARYGKVAHICYLFYALATNILVTAMLLTGGSAVVNDLTGMNTVAACFLLPLGVIVYTLFGGIKATFLTDYVHTIVIIVIILTFAFTVYATGDKLGSPGKVYDLVRAAAQAHPIEGNAGGEYLTMRSKSGGIFFVINLVGNFGTVFLDNGYWNKAISASPAASLPGYVLGGVSWFAIPTLISTAMGLACVALESNPSFPTYPQRLTSDQVSAGLVLPSAAVTILGKGGAVAALLMVFMAVTSAMSAELIAVSSIFTYDIYRTYINPNATGKKLIFSSHAACIIFGFSMAGFAVGLYYAGVSMGYLYELMGIIISAAVLPACLTLFWKQQNLAAVVISPILGTGLAIMAWLVCAKSQFNEITIDSTFADDPMLTGNVVALLSPMVFIPILTYAFKPQKFNWDLLQVITRADETEEIEAAEGQTEGENGQVSVRGDTSDSGNSIEANDREKLAAVKSVTSAAQEVPETQIDAMKREEAERLEVAGKWGTYLCIFFALALLVVWPMPMYGSKYIFSKKFFRGWVVVLIIWLFLSGFCVCIYPLWEGREGIYTTCRGIYWDLTGQTYKLREWQNSHPEKLHVVQSQISARAHASRRSLDGNIDDIVN; via the coding sequence ATGCCAAGCTCTCTTGAAGGCTCTCCTAGCATCGAAACATTCAAGCAAGAAATGGCCCTAATAGAAAGCCCCCTCCCTCAAGGCGCTGGTTATGCCGTGGTCGTCGGACTCGGCTTCGTTTTCGCATTTGGTATGATCTTGACTACCTACATGCTCAAACGGTACCAGAAAGAAATCATCACAGCAGAAGAGTTCGCTACGGCAGGCAGAACTGTCAAGACTGGTCTGATCGCAGCCGCGGTCGTCTCTAGTTGGACATGGGCCGCGACCTTGCTGCAGTCCACTGCCATGGTATACAAGGTGGGCATCTCTGGCGGATACTACTACGGTGCGGGCGCGTGCTTCCAAATCATCGCATTCGCAGCACTTGCTATCAAAGCCAAGCAACGCGCTCCTAACGCACACACTTTCCTGGAAATCATCTATGCCCGTTACGGTAAGGTGGCACACATCTGCTACCTCTTCTACGCGTTGGCCACCAACATCCTAGTCACGGCCATGCTTTTGACCGGCGGTTCTGCAGTCGTCAACGACCTGACCGGCATGAACACTGTCGCAGCCTGTTTCCTGCTTCCATTGGGTGTCATAGTATACACCTTGTTCGGTGGTATCAAGGCCACCTTCCTGACAGATTATGTCCACACGATTGTGATCATCGTGATTATCTTGACGTTTGCCTTTACAGTTTACGCGACCGGCGACAAATTGGGGTCTCCAGGCAAGGTTTACGACCTTGTTCGTGCGGCCGCTCAAGCCCACCCTATCGAGGGCAATGCTGGGGGTGAGTACCTGACTATGAGATCCAAGTCTGGTGGTATCTTTTTCGTCATCAATTTGGTTGGAAACTTCGGTACTGTTTTTTTGGACAATGGTTACTGGAACAAAGCTATTTCTGCCTCACCAGCGGCCAGTCTTCCAGGTTATGTCTTGGGTGGTGTTTCGTGGTTTGCAATCCCTACCCTAATATCTACTGCAATGGGTTTGGCGTGTGTGGCTCTTGAGTCTAACCCTAGCTTTCCAACATACCCTCAAAGGCTTACGTCAGATCAAGTGTCTGCTGGTTTAGTCCTTCCCTCCGCTGCAGTTACAATTCTTGGCAAAGGTGGCGCGGTGGCAGCTCTTTTAATGGTATTCATGGCTGTTACTAGTGCTATGAGTGCTGAACTTATCGCAGTTTCCTCTATTTTCACTTACGATATCTACAGAACCTACATCAACCCAAATGCCACAGGGAAAAAGCTGATTTTCTCCTCTCATGCTGCATGCATTATCTTTGGCTTTTCCATGGCAGGCTTCGCGGTCGGTCTTTACTACGCTGGCGTATCTATGGGCTACCTTTATGAGTTGATGGGTATCATCATCTCAGCAGCTGTTCTTCCTGCGTGCCTAACTCTATTTTGGAAACAGCAGAACCTGGCTGCGGTGGTCATTTCTCCAATATTGGGTACCGGGCTTGCTATCATGGCATGGCTAGTTTGTGCTAAGAGCCAGTTTAACGAGATCACTATAGACTCGACATTCGCAGATGATCCAATGTTGACAGGTAATGTCGTTGCTTTATTGTCGCCAATGGTCTTCATCCCAATTTTGACCTATGCTTTCAAGCCTCAGAAATTCAACTGGGATCTCCTTCAAGTCATTACAAGGGCTGACGAAACAGAGGAGATTGAAGCCGCTGAAGGGCAAACTGAAGGTGAGAATGGACAGGTGTCGGTTCGCGGAGACACTTCGGATTCTGGAAACTCTATTGAAGCCAATGacagagaaaagcttgccgCCGTCAAGTCAGTAACGTcagcagctcaagaagttccagaGACGCAGATTGATGCCATGAAACGCGAAGAGGCTGAAAGACTTGAAGTGGCCGGTAAATGGGGAACATACCTATGCATTTTCTTCGCTCTTGCTTTGCTGGTGGTATGGCCTATGCCAATGTACGGGTCGAAGTATATCTTCagcaagaagttctttagAGGCTGGGTTGTGGTTTTAATTATATGGTTGTTCTTGAGTGGCTTTTGCGTATGCATATACCCTCTCTGGGAAGGAAGAGAGGGAATTTATACCACATGCAGGGGCATATATTGGGATCTCACAGGACAAACCTACAAGCTCAGAGAGTGGCAAAATTCTCACCCTGAGAAATTGCACGTAGTGCAATCTCAAATCAGCGCTCGCGCCCATGCCTCTAGAAGGTCGTTAGACGGCAACATTGACGATATAGTCAATTAG